The genomic segment CTGCTTGATCTGCTCGGCGACTTTCTTCTCGAAGTTCGAGAGAACGCTCACCGAATACCAACGCTTCGCCATGCTCGCCTAGCCTTCTTGCCACCGACGCGGATCGCGCCGAAAATTTCGTTGTTTCAGGCGCTTGGCCATCTGGCCGCCCGCCTCCCGAACACAAATGAGCGCGCATCATCCGAATCGATGCGCGCCGGTTGCGGGAAAGTCCCGCCCCTTTAGCGCCGCAGCGGCCTGATTTCAAGACCGAAGAGCCCCGGGAGACAGGTGCGGCCCCGGGTCCGCCCGCCTCAGCCGATGATCGCGCCGACGCCCATCCGGATCAGCCAGTCGACCAGCGAGAAGAAGATCGCCGTCAGCGCGGCCATGACGAAGACCATCGCGGTCGTCAGCATCACCTCACGGCGCGACGGC from the Rhodobacter xanthinilyticus genome contains:
- the secE gene encoding preprotein translocase subunit SecE, which produces MANPLQFLQQVRSEVGKITWPSRREVMLTTAMVFVMAALTAIFFSLVDWLIRMGVGAIIG